aggaatgatgttgtgaaacttgaaagtgtacagaaaagatttacaatgatgttgccaggattgtagGATTTGACctgtagggagatgctgaataggttgggggtattttccctggaacgtcagaggctgaagagtgatcttatagaagtttataatatcatgaggggcatggatagggtaaatagccaaagtcatttccccaggattggggagtccagaactagagggcataggtttaaggtgagaatggtaagatataaaaggcacctaaggggcaactttttcacacagagggtgatgcatgtatggaatgagctgccagaggaagtggtggaggctagtacgattacaacatttaaaagacatctggatgggtatacgaatgggaagagtttaaagggaaatgggccaaatgttggcaaatgggactaggttattttaggatatctggtcatcaccgaaaggtctgtttctgtgctgtacagctctttacCAATTCttttaagaattttatatgtttctgtgagatcttctctcattctttcataCCCCAGGGAATATCTGTACAGTCTGCTCAATCCTTCCTGATATCAAAAATTCCATAGATAAGGAGACCATGCCTGCCCACAATACCTGTGGGGATCACCAAGAGTGATGAATTACGAATTGTCAGAAACCTGTTCTAAATATGGGTTTCCCAATATTTGGAGTAAATGTGGCTTGAGATGTTTAAATTCAGTAATTCCTGCCATTGTTGGCaccttcctccttttttttaatacattcttGGTATGTGAGGATTGGTGGCAGCGCTACCCATccctgaaggctgataagtccccaggacctgatgatctgcatcccagggtactgaaggaggtggctcttgaaatcgtggatgcattggtgatcattttccaatgttctatagattcaggatcagttcctgtcgattggagagtggctaatgttgtcccactttttaagaaagaagggagagagaaaacagagaattatagaccagttagtctgacctcagtggtgggaaaaatgctggagtcaattataaaggacgaaattaatacacatctggatagcagtaacaggataggtcagagtcagcatggatttatgaagggggaatcatgcttgactaatcttctggaattttttgaggatgtaactctgaagatggacaagggagatccagtggatgtagtatacatggactttgacacataggaggttagtgagcaaaattagggcacatggtattaggggcaaaatattgtcatggattgaaaattggttggctgacaggaaacaaagagtagtgataaactccctttcggaatggcaggcggtggtcagtggtgtgccgcaaggatcagtgctgggaccgcagcattttacaatgtacattaatgatataggtGACGGTATTaaaagtaacattagcaaatttattgatgacacaaagctgggtggcagggtgaaatgtgaggaagatgttaggagattacagggtgacctggacaggcaaggtgagtggatggatgcatggcagacgcagtttaatgtggataaatgtgtggttatccactttggtggcaagaacaggaaggcagattactccctaaatggagtcaagttaggtaaaggggcagtacagcgaaatcttgtacatcagtcaatgaaagcaagcatgcaggtacagcaggcagtgaaaaaagctaatagcatgctggccttcataacaagaggaattgagtatagaagcaaagaggtccttctgcagctgtacaggcccctggtgagaccgcacctggagtattgtgtgcagttttggtctccaaatttgaggaaagacattctggctattgatggagtgcagcgaaggttcacaaagtcaattcccggaatggcagaaCTATCTtgcgctgaaagattggagcgactgggcttgtatacgcttgagtttagaaggctgaggggaatctgattgagacgtataagattattaaaggattggacactctggaggcaggaagcatgtttccgctgataggtgagtcccgaaccagaggacacagtttaaaaataaggggtcagccacttagaacagagttgaggagaaacttcttcaccctgagagtgtgggtgtatggaatgctctgccccagaaggctgtggaggccaattctctggatactttcaagaaagagtcgGATAGAGCTcgtaaggatagtggaatcaagagttatggggataggcaggaacaggatactgattgaggatgatcagccatgatcataatgaatgatggtgctggctcgaagggcagaatggcctactcctgcacctattgtctattatcttgagaaggtgctggtgagtcactttcttgaactgatgcagtctaTCTGGTGTTGGAACACCCTCAGTACTGCCAGGGGGAGAGTTCCagaacttcaaaaactgaattTTGACCTTTTGACAGTGAATGAACTGCCCTGTAGTTCCAAATCGAGATGGTCTGTGGCTTGGGAGAACTTGTTCCTGCggcattcccatatatctgctgctcttgtactTCCAAAGTGTGCCATCTATAAGGTgcatgcatcttatagatggtacacacggCAGCCAATATGTGACAGCTTCTCTACTTTGTAGATGTGGACTGCCTGAAGTGAATTTTTGCTTTCTCTGACTGTATTCAAAATGTACAGCTTGTTGTATTTTCATTTAACTTTACTTGCCCAGTTTTAAATAACAGTCCTAACAACTTTACCGATTACAGAATGAACCTCTTTTTATTGAATTATATTTCTTTTTACCCAAATAAGAAGTCAGAGCTCTTTGCAATAATTAATGAGCGACTCGAAGATGAACTGCCTAATATGAAGTATTGTGTTGGGTCTAAGCTGCCTCTGTTAAAATTCTGAATATAGTTTAAAATTATTGAAACTAAGCAAATATCAAAGATTTATTTATGATGTGAAAATACAATGTGGTGCATTTACATTTGTTTAAATGAGATTGCACCCTTTTATTTCTGAATTCAACTGAAGTGCAAACATGTCCTCCATTATAACTTGCAATCAATCTTCAAACGACTCCTTCATCCCCAGGCCACCTGTTGTGTGAGCATTgttaacattttctctttttagtTTGGACATATCACAGTTTTTTCtttctacatctctatgatggaAGTGCTGCGTTATCTTTTCACTAGGAGACTGCAGAAACATTTTAAGTAGGATCTAACTGCGAAGCACTGCTGTCAAACATATGATGAGGAGTAGTCTGCAAAGCCCTTCGtgtaccctctctccctcacgcaGACAAAACTGAAAAGACTACTGCAAAGATCTTCGCTTTGGGGTATTTTAGGGCTTTTTGGAGTCAATCATGTCGGATCTTCACGAACAGCAATTCAAGTAAATGTGATTGAATTCATATCTGAGAAATggatacacatgcacacatctACATAACCACAATTTCACTGAGTTACGTCCGGATACACATTTCATCTTCACGCCGTGGCAAATAACAGAAGgcgaaagagacagagagagagagagagagacgaggaGCACCCGGAACAGAAACATCGCTATTATCTCACCTGAAGCAAGCATTAGGCAGGAGTAGCATCATTGTAGGCTCTCTGGGAAATCGACCCAGAGAGTGGAATAAGGACGGAGTGAGGTGTCCTGCTGATTGCTCATTCTCCGGGATGAAGTTAACATTTGGTGTGCTCTCTGTGTCCGTTGCTTTGACTGGGGCGATCAGCTTCGTGTTCCTGGTGGTAGCAATTGGGACAGATTTCTGGTACATTATCGATGCCTCCAAACTGCAAAGCTCCTCCAATTCGTCCGACCACCTCAGTTCCCATTCTGGGCTttggagaacgtgcaaatgtAAGACTATCATGGCAGGTTAAATTCTGGAGAAATTTCAAGTGATTTCCTATTtagatttttaaacaaatattggTAATATAAGAAATATTTACACTAATTCATCAAACTACCGACGACTGCAGAATAATATTGATTTGAATGCTTTTCCTTGTGCAATCTGCTTTCTGTCTGGCATCGAGCTTATTATGCATCTTTACCTTGTGTTTTTGTTTACAGTTCAAAGCAAATGTTTTCACTTAATTAATCCGTTCTGGCAAGGAGACACAAACTTCACAGCCTCTCAAAGACAACTGCTAAGTAAGTCTTGTTATGTGTTCTCTTCTGCAGCTTCTTAGTGTTCTTTTAGAACAATGTGTGATACAACCTGTTGTAGTCAACGGCCGCAAAGCACTGAGTTATCAACCACAGCTTTCAACACCAAGTATGGAATTGTGATAGATATTTAAAGTGCTTGATTATGTCCTTTTGGGTGATGTTAAACATGAAGTGCTGTACAAAGCTGGAGAAAAATAGTTAACGTTTCTCTGACAGCGTTAAGCGGGCAGAAGTAAACAGAAGATGGGAAGATGCTTTTTCAGGGTTTATGAAGGAAATTGAAGACATTTGCAAATGTCTGTCCTGAAAAAGAACGTGTAAAAACTTTGCCGGCTGAGTTGGGGTTTACGTGAAAAGTAAACCTCAAGATGCTGATCAGAACAAAGATGAATTTTTACTGGGAAGGATAACATTTGGAAGGATGGTGCAACAGGTTAACCCTGTGCAAGACTTTTCAATCGCACCAATTGATCACGGAAGCAATTACGAGCTCCATTATGGAAAGGACTGGGCGCTTGCAGCAACTCAGATGCACAGTACTCTCGCCAGCATTTTATAATACCAGACCAACCTAGCTTCATATAGGAACTGTACACGACTTTGGGCTTAGCTAGTCCACTGGAATTGAAGTTCACTACCTGGTTCAAATGTAAAGAGAATATCATAATCATCTCAAAGGGGCTATTTGATTATATAGTATTTATTTACAAAATGGAAAAATGACCCTTGCAGtatgcttgattagattagatttcctacagtatggaaacaggccctccagcccaacaagtctacaccgaccccccaaagagtaacccacccagacccattccgtccactctatatttacccctgactactgcacctaacactatggccaatccacctaacctgcacatctttggactgtgggaggaaaccggagtacctggagaaaacccacgcagacacagggagaatatgcaaactccgcacagtcacccaagataggaatcaaatccaggtctctggtgctatgaggcagcagtgctaaccactaagccactgtgcgaccctgaaattacttttaaaaagaaatttgaccAGACACCGCTACCTGAAATTGCAGaaaaaacccaacaggtctggcagcatctgtggggagaaagcagaattagcatCTTGAGCCTGGTGATTCTCCATCAGAActcttctccagcaatttatgtctttgtttcagatctccagcacccacaattctttctttctttattataCTCCTCTGGTTTGAATGGTAATTATTTTCATTCAGTGTTCCCATTTGGCAAATAAGTGATCATGGTAGATAATATTTGTAAGTTAACTTTACCATTTTAACAGTTCACTTCATATAGGGAATGTTCATACAAATATATCAGTGGGGCATCTGACTATGTAAAATATTTTATGTAATATACACAATCTGTTTGTGATTATGACCACAATAATATGTTGAGACCAAACATCTATCAGTTTGTTCTAAGCAATACTAGTGCATTGTGACATGTAAATTTTCAGTCACAGTTAATCTTTTAAAAAAGAGGTACTAGCTGAAAATTCATGTGCAATGCAAtagactaaagaagttgaaaccAATAACAAAAATTATTTTTGGGATAGCACAAGtcttttgaatatattttaaaatagattttgtCTCTTATAACAAGATACTTTTTATTTCCAAACCTGTCTGTCTTGAATTTAGTTGTTTGATAAGTTCCTTCACATTGTTCAGAGGTTACAAATCAAACCTTTCCAGGTTATACATCATTATTTTTCACCTGTAAccttcaatctctctctcaagCTTGCCTTTCTCGATTCTATCAATGCTtacatcttccttcctacatTCTCATTATGTTATAATCAGGCTCATTATTTTTCAAATCTGGATTTTGCCTTCTTCACAGTTATATTCTCCTAACAATTTATAAAGCATAAGTTACATAAAGTCTTTGTTTTCCTGATTTACTTGACTCATGGTGTCCTATGAACTTTGGTGGACCATTCAAAGTGTTGAAGTTTAAATTAAAcctaaaataaagaaataagtgaaTGGAGGTGGTCAGCATTATTCTAGTTTTATTAAGTACTTCTTTCTTCTATGGTTAATGTTATATCAACACATTTTAATCATTACCTTACACTCTACCAGATTATACCTCATAGAGCATGGCCTGTTCAGATTTGACATCAATCATTATAACAAAGGAATATAGgtaaagagtaggccatttagcccgttAAGTCTACTCTTTTATTTACTATGACCATGACTattcaaacacttcaatgccttttactacACTATCTCCATAACCTTATGTAATTGGCAGTTATAGAAAACCACCAATCTCTACTGTAAAAGCTGTACTCAAACATTAGGCTTTCCCAATCCTAAGGGGAAGACAATTCTAAATACTCTCAACCctctaagaaaaataaaatcttctTGTCTTGGTCTTAAGTAGCATTGCTCTTATTTATAAATTGTATACATGGTTCTATACTCCCCAATCTAGGGAAACATCTTAGCTGCATCTACCCTGATtgtccctttaagtattttgtaggttttaattagatcacctttcattctttgaaatcCCAGAGAGGTTAAATAAACTAcatgctcaatttctcttcataggaAAGTCCTGTTTTCCCAAAAACAAGTCTAGTGAGCCTTCATTGTTCACCTTCAAAGGCAATAGTTTATTTTTGTAAGGTAAGAaactaaaattgtacacaatattccaggtacaatCTTACCAAAGAAGCAAGACTTTACTACCCCTGAACTCAAATCGTCTTCCTATAAAGGTTAACGTTCTATTAGCCttctaatagcttgctgcacctgcgcCTTCAATGATTTATTGTTGGGGACCCCTATGTCGCTTTGCATACCTACATGTTCCAACTTATCACCATTTAAGGAATACTCTAAACATCTGTTCTTCTTATCAAcatgataacctcacatttcccatattatattccatatgCCATATATTTTCCCATTTACTGAGCcagtccaaatcctcctgaaattgctttacatcttcctcacatctTTCATGCATTCCTACTtagctttgtattatctgcaaatctGGAAAAAATTACATTTGCCCCCATGTCCAATTTTttgccaatccttaatccatgttAGTATATTACCTCTAAAATAGTATGCTTTAATTTTGATAATCAACCttctgtggggtgaccttatcaaaggtcttctgaaaatccaaatatatcttGTCTCCTCAGTTTCTTTATCACATTTGTAAGTAACATTCTTAAAAATACCTTCAAGTTTGTCAAACGTGATTTTCCATTCGGTGAATCTATATTCGCGATGCcaatcagaacattttgtccaatAGTCTGTttacatagaaatgtagaaactaagagcaggagtaggccattcagcccttcaagctttctctgtcattcagtatgatcgtAGCTGATCCTCCGTCTTCTATCTCAATTTCATATTCTTGTTTTGTCCCCATACACCTCAATGTTTTTAATGTTTAAACAAAACCTATCTTTTCCTTGAATATATTCTGTTATTTGATCACTATTTGgtaccttattaaaggccttctgAAAACACAAATACACCATATTCTGTGATTCTCTCCCCTGTCTAGTCTATGAGTTATATGCTTGTTAAGCATAATTTGTCTTTCATAAAGCCATTGAGGCTTTGTCCAGTCCTGTTAATGCTCTCTACGTGTACTTTTATTGCATCCTTAATAATAGAATGTAGAATTTTCCCCACTCCCAATGTTAGGCAAATTGGTTTGTATTTCGCTGTtttttctccctccctttttaaatagtggtgtTACATTTGCTACCCTACAATCCATAGGAACTGCCcaagaatctatagaatttttgAAGATCACCAATTTATCCAATATTTCCAGGACCACTTCCTTCATTATATTGGGAGGTAGATGAGCAGGCCCTGGTGATTTGCCAGtctttaatcccattaatttccctTGATCTATTtcttactaatactgatttccttcagtcccACTATCTCATTAGGCATGGttcaagaacatttctgggaGATTATTGTGTACCCTTTTGTGAAAACCAAACCAAGATATGCACTTAATTCCTCTGCCCTTTCTTTGTTCATCATCATAATTTTTCTGCCTTCTGACTGCAAGGGACTAACATTTGTCTTTACTATTATTTTTCTCATCACATATTTCTTGGagcttttacagtcagtttttatattccttgcaATTTTTACCTCATTCTCTGTTTTCCTACTCTTGATCAAATGTTTCATCCTATTTATTAAATTCTAAAATACTCCAAGTTCTCAAAATTGCTGTATTTCTGGCAATTTTACGTGACTTCCCTTTGGATTTAACACTATCCCTAATTTATTTTATGCATTTTGGTGGAGCAACCTACCTGCTTTATATTTTGCACCAGACAGGAATAAATAATTGTTGTATGCATATTCTTTAAATATTAGCTGTTGCATTTCCACCATTAACCCTTTGAGAAGTTTCCCCAATCCATTCTTGCTAATTAGTGCCTCATACCTTCATGGTTCTCTTTATTTAGGTCCAGGACTCTTCTTTCAGGTTTGACTACTTTGATATCCATCTCAAAGAtggattctatcatattatgattgtTATTTCCCAAGGGACCCACATAACAATATAGTTAATTCATCATTTCTCATTGCTCTATACCCAGTCttgaatagcctgctctctgatTGGTTCCTCCATGTATTGGTCAAAAAAATCACCATTGTATACACACTTCAAAAAGTCCACCTCCACAAAATGATTGCTAGTTTGGCTTGTCCAATCATTATGTAAATTAAAGTGACCATAATTACATTTGTGGAGGAAGTGcagactgcaaatgctagagatcagagttgagagtggtgctggaagagcacaacaggtcaggagatatccgagaagcaggagaattgatgtttcaggcataagcccttcatcaggaatgattacAGTTGTACTCTCATTACATTAATCTCTGTGTAATGGAAATATAACTGTAATTATGGGCGATAATGTCTTTCCTTCTTCACTACTATTTGGGAGCCTATAAACAAGCTGCAACAACATTTTCTGTCCCTTGGTGTTTCCTATCTCCACCCACACAGATTGCATGCATGAATTTCTCAACCAATATCCTTCCTCATCTTTGTATTTATTACTCCTTTACTAACAATGATATCCAACCTCCTTTCCATTTTTATCTGTCTTTGCTAAATAATGAATACCCATGGATGTTCAGTTCCTTCTTTGGTCACCCTGTAGCCATCTTTCTCTAACTACTATTATAGCATAACTGTTTATATCTACTTGTCTTCAAATTCATTAATCTTATTTTCTctctttgtgggcagcacggtggcacagtggttggcactgctgcctcacagcgccagagatccgggttcaattcccgcctcaggcgactgactgtgtggagtttgcacgttctccccgtgtctgcgtgggtttcctccgggtgctccggtttcctcccacagtccaaagatgtgcagggtcaggtgaattggccatactaaattgcccgtagtgttagataaggggtaaacgtaggggtatgggtgggtttcgcttcggctggtcggtgtggacttgtgggccgaagggcctgtttccacactgtaatctaatctaatctaatctaatattattgTGCGACCTTGTTACTCACCGTTGCCATATTGTACACTATGGTCCAAATtgtatttctttcattttgttttgcatgcaacaTTTGCTCCttacatttctgttttttgtttctatcTTGTTtcccctccctctgtctccctgCTTAGGTTCCCATTCCCATTATCACATCTTTTATGACAGATTCCAGCACTTACCCTGCTACTGATATAAggctgacaggtctgtagtttcctattttctctctttcttgaatagtggACTGACATTTTGCCAGCTTCTAAtctgcaggaatcattccagaatcaaAGGATTTTGGAAGATGATCAGCAATGCATCAACCATCTCCATAGCCATTTAATTCAACTCTCTGGAGGTCTTATCAACTAatagtcccattaatttctccagtgcaatctGTAATTATCATTGTTCTTGTACAAGTTTCACAATCTTTGCATCAAATATATCCTGAGGCATCACCCCCTTCCTCCATCAGAGACAGGGAAGTTCATGTAGATACTGTAGAGATGTTGGTTTTCTATTCTTGATGAATTCAGGTACAATAGCATCAATATTTGGAGCTTTGCCCATGGCAATTGACTTAACAGTCTTACTTAATTTCTCCATTGTGGGTTCAATATCCAGCTGTGTTAGGCAGGCTGTCTATACtgtttgaggtaaaaacaatgactgcagatgctggaaaccagattctggattagtggtgctggaagagcacagcagttcaggcagcatccaagtagctttgaaatcgatgttttgggcaaaagcccttcatccttttattcctgatgaagggcttttgcccgaaacgtcgatttcgaagctccttggatgctgcctgaactgctgtgctcttccagcaccactaatccagaatccaatgTCTATACTGTTCTCCTAGGATACAATTCAAGGCAACATTCTATTCATTTTCCTGTTTATTAATATCAGTGATGAACTCTCTGTCTTTGTTTTCAATGGAGTTGACTGATGAGCTGTTGCCTTTTTAATCCCTTCATAAATGCCTCTAGCTTTCCCTGTGTTGGAGGATATCTAAATCATCTGACAAGATTACAACCAGTAATCCTTGCTACAAAGCCCCTAGTAGTCTATTAGATTTTGATTTAAGTGGAATTCCGTGCAGTCAGTCTTCTCCCTTGGATTTCTCTTGCAATTAATAAGAGTAGATCACTTAAATTCTCCAACAGGTTCCACCGGAGTGATGTTAGCCTCGAAACAGCCAGTTGTTGAGAGTATACTTTTATAAATTATGTCTCAAATTGTGTTCctttttgcttctgtactcagtctgagaatgctggagagtGTTTATTCTAATAGAGTTGATAAGCTCGAATCACAGAatctttacagtgcagaaggagaccatttgacccatcgtatctgtactggctcctgaaagagctatccagctcGTCGCACTCTCCAatactatctctgtaactccctaacttttattcctgatgaagggcttttgcccgaaacgtcgatttcgaagctccttggatgctgcctgaactgctgtgctcttccagcaccactaatccagaatccaatgTCTATACTGTTCTCCTAGGATACAATTCAAGGCAACATTCTATTCATTTTCCTGTTTATTAATATCAGTGATGAACTCTCTGTCTTTGTTTTCAATGGAGTTGACTGATGAGCTGTTGCCTTTTTAATCCCTTCATAAATGCCTCTAGCTTTCCCTGTGTTGGAGGATATCTAAATCATCTGACAAGATTACAACCAGTAATCCTTGCTACAAAGCCCCTAGTAGTCTATTAGATTTTGATTTAAGTGGAATTCCGTGCAGTCAGTCTTCTCCCTTGGATTTCTCTTGCAATTAATAAGAGTAGATCACTTAAATTCTCCAACAGGTTCCACCGGAGTGATGTTAGCCTCGAAACAGCCAGTTGTTGAGAGTATACTTTTATAAATTATGTCTCAAATTGTGTTCctttttgcttctgtactcaGCCTGAGAATGCTGGAGAGTGTTTATTCTAATAGAGTTGATAAGCTCGAATCACAGAatctttacagtgcagaaggagaccatttgacccatcgtatctgtactggctcctgaaagagctatccagctcGTCGCACTCTCCAatactatctctgtaactccctAACTTCATCACATTCAATATATATCCAGCTGTCTTTGGGTAGGCAGGATGAGGACAGCATTTCTCCTTTAAATGAAAGAACTTTAAGAATTGCATCCTAACCGTGGTGCACACGAGGGAATGAtcttgtgggatataggtaaattaatgttatttctgcagttataatttctgatacaaggtgaatgaactcacatcagtgtgtaattgtttcagccaagagctgagtcaacaagaatggaaactatgtggaggaaatatataattgtttttgtattagctaaaattatatgtcagcatgaaacgtgattgcaaaacaatggtagatattatgggcaaatagataagatgttgtgaggggatgcGGTCAAGCTAGAaagcctgtacaaacagtaggtttcccacttttacagagacacaggaacaaaccctaattaaagaggtcataaagattagagtggtctcGGGAGAAGCTCAGATGGAAAGAGCagatactgatgaagaaagaatatgcctaacaatgacctgcagtgggatgaggtcaaacggccctgtgaggccagaaataagcattttgtcacagacaaggccgaaTAAGATAAGAGATAAGCAGGAGTGGTGGGACCAGTCTTAGGGAaatggaggatgtaaacagggggaaaaacaatgaaataagaaaaaaaatgtaggaaccaaattatataaatatcaagAGTTTGTTGAACTCGGTGTGTTTTGCCCTCTGCCTTGCTTGGCACTGGATAtcgcacccacttgcaagtgtaaaaataaaggacactactgattcagattttgtctcgacTGCTactattgaagtgtgtgagctttgtttctcacaatctGTAACCATCATGACCACAAATCCTAACTCCAGGTCACCTATGGACATACTAAACTTTCAATCCAACTTGTGTTTTCAAAAAGAGGACTGCAATAGTCAAACATTGACCGCAGATGTAAATGAAGCGATTGTTTGATGGGCTCCTGTGTGGACCTATGAAACCACAGCCATTTACAGAGTGAGGGAAATTTCAGACTGAAAGTTTAAATAAAGGAAGCGGTAACAAGAGCTGACTACCCAACTCCCTCTCAGGTGGGCGCCATCTCCTGCAGATATGTTTGTGTTCTTCCCTTCCAGGCATATACAAAAAAAGGGGTTAAAATGAGCTTCAATCCTGATCTCTGTGTGTTAATGGACTGTGTGCAAAGCTGGGAAGATCACAGCTTTGGGAAAGGCCATTAAACACTGCTGCAGTGGAGATAAAGGGAAAAAGACTGTCACTCTGAGTGTTGTCAGCCAGCCAGCCCCTGTCAGAAGAATCAGAACAAAGGAATTGCATTCACTCTGCGAAACCAAGAATCTCAAAGTTGACTGTTCAACTACCAACGCCAATCCAATCTGTAACATCCACCGAAACGGTGGTAAATGATCAACTATTTACTATTCACCAGCAAAAGCTGAGGCCGGTCAATGTAtcagtttttaaacattttttggaCTCACTTCTTATTCCTATTCCATGTCAATGTGTGTTGCACTATTATTTCTTCTTCTGATTTA
Above is a genomic segment from Chiloscyllium plagiosum isolate BGI_BamShark_2017 chromosome 21, ASM401019v2, whole genome shotgun sequence containing:
- the LOC122560684 gene encoding transmembrane protein 114 isoform X2; the encoded protein is MKLTFGVLSVSVALTGAISFVFLVVAIGTDFWYIIDASKLQSSSNSSDHLSSHSGLWRTCKFQSKCFHLINPFWQGDTNFTASQRQLLTLVTLGGVSVYIGYSAAAFKAAVCLSGKKILEDINIRFGWSLALAWISFVAEVFTGVAFIIAAKLTSMRRRQEEAT